The following nucleotide sequence is from Vanrija pseudolonga chromosome 4, complete sequence.
GGGGCCAAGGCGCCACTGCGGGGTGCTGCTGTTCGCTGAttgacggccgccgccccgcccacctgCCGCCTTGGTTGGTTGGGCCTGCACGCACGCTGCCAAGTCGCCTTGTGCTGCTTTGCAACGCAGCCGAAACGACACAGTCTTAGCGTGTTGATATCCCCCGAGGTAGGCGGGGCACAactcgccgaggcgacggggccgcctcgtcgcagGGCCAAGAACGAGGTTGTGTCTGTTATGCTGTTTACTCGGGCACCCATCACCGAGTTAGCAAAAGGCACCTTTGGGTTCGCTCGGCTGCCAAGTTCTCGATCTCGTTGTCGAACGGCAAGCAGTGACCGCGTCCCAAGAAACCCAATGCTCACCGGCATCATCAACATGCCCGGGCATGCAACAGCAGCGGCAAGCATAAAAACTATACGGCTTCCATAGCCGGGGGGTCGACGCGCCCCTATCACTACTACTACCCCCCCTCAACAAACTACAGCGGCGATCAGTGCTGTAGCTAACCCCAACATCATGTCCGCCTTGACCCGCTTCATCGAGCCGCTGCTCGAAGCGCTCCCAGCATGGACGCGGcaccccgtcgccgtcgtggccggGGGGCTGCTCACGCTCGTGATCGCCGTGTTCGTCTACGTGCTCGTCAAGTCGCGCAGCTGGAAGTGGAGCAACCTCGACggcccgccctcggccaaCCTCCTCTGGGGCAACATGCTGCAGATTATCCACGGCCAGCCAGGCGAGTACAACAAGATCTGGTTCGAAAAGTACGGCGGGACGCTCCGCGTCACTGCCCTGCTGGGCCGCAAGCAGCTCGTCACGAGCGACATCCAGGCGATCGGCTACGTCCTGCAGCACTCGTACAGCTTCACCaagcccgcgtcgtcgagccgtaTCCTCGAGAGTGTGCTCGGCAACGGCCTCCTCTCGTCCGAGGGCCACAAGCACCGCGCACAGCGCCGAGTCCTCCAGCCCGCCTTCTCGCCCAACCACACCAAGAACCTCCTCCCGCCCTTCTGGGCAAAGAGCTACGAGCTGCAGGGCGTCTGGAACCGCATGATCGAGACGGGCGGCGACTGGGAGGGCTCCGATCCACCCAGCTACACGCCCCCGGTGCCCGAGGACATTGTGCCCGGCGCATGCAAGATTGACGTGCTCAACACTCTCAACAAGCTCTccctcgacatcctcggtctcgccggCATgaacgtcgagctcggcgcgctgagCAACACGGGCTCCGAGCTGTCCGACGCATACCGTGACATGGCCAACGCGACGCACCACATGACGCCTCTCATGATCGCCGAGGCCTGGTTCCCCATCCTGAAGAAGATTATCGTGCGTGCtctgggcgtgggcgtgggaaCACGAATGCATGACTGACGCCACGTAGCCCAGCAAGCGCCGTGACATTGTCGAGAAGAACATGGCGATTTCCGCGGCTCACGGCATGGTGAGTACCGCGGTTGTTCTCCTCTCCGTTGGGAGAGTGGTGGTGCCTGGCCACTGACCCGTCGCCACAGAAATTGCTGCAGCAGAAGACAATTGCCAtcaagaaggagcgcgaggcgggccTGAGTGAGAACGACGACCTGGCGGGCGAGAAGGACCTGCTCTCGCTCCTCATCCGCGCCAACACCGACCCCGATCTGCGCGACGACCAGAagctcaccgacgaggaggtgcttAACCAGATGACGACCTTCATGTTTGCCGGGCacgagacgacgagcggCACGCTGAGCTGGTGTCTCGAGAAGCTGGCGTTCCACCCCGA
It contains:
- the FUM15_4 gene encoding Cytochrome P450 monooxygenase FUM15, with protein sequence MSALTRFIEPLLEALPAWTRHPVAVVAGGLLTLVIAVFVYVLVKSRSWKWSNLDGPPSANLLWGNMLQIIHGQPGEYNKIWFEKYGGTLRVTALLGRKQLVTSDIQAIGYVLQHSYSFTKPASSSRILESVLGNGLLSSEGHKHRAQRRVLQPAFSPNHTKNLLPPFWAKSYELQGVWNRMIETGGDWEGSDPPSYTPPVPEDIVPGACKIDVLNTLNKLSLDILGLAGMNVELGALSNTGSELSDAYRDMANATHHMTPLMIAEAWFPILKKIIPSKRRDIVEKNMAISAAHGMKLLQQKTIAIKKEREAGLSENDDLAGEKDLLSLLIRANTDPDLRDDQKLTDEEVLNQMTTFMFAGHETTSGTLSWCLEKLAFHPDIQEKLYAELATVPDPEPTFDELSNLPYLDKVVREIMRTDNPVIGTMRTPIDDITLPLGTPVKGRNGKMIDSVHVPAGTEIFLSVMGVNQSETVWGPDAKEFNPDRFDRPALQKVPGVYGNLLSFLGGARHCIGYRFAVLEIKAALFVMIRGFTFEPLPSRPKMEREWMIVQRPVVASEKKLGPQMPLLVRKRE